Below is a window of Oscillatoria salina IIICB1 DNA.
GTTAATAGTTTTTGATAAGGATCGGGATTTACAGGTAATGCTGAGTTACTGGTTACGGAGATTTCTGTTTCGTTTAAAACGTGACCCATCACTAGCACTGATTGTGCTGTACCATCTGCTTGCAAAATCGGACTGACAACTAACTCTAAAGGTAAGGACTTCCCCACACAGTCAAACCAGCAATGACACTGTTCGGGAATCCGTCTCTCCAAAACCCGCTCAATTCTCTCATGATAAGCTTCTAAAGCGACTGGGGCTAAGACTTCATCTAATTTTTTTTGTTCAATTAGATCCCCTACTAAACCGTAATCAACAGCTTTTCGCCAATAAAAAGAGAGATATTTACCGGAGCTATCTTGTACAAACACCATTTCAGCTCCTAAATTCTGCCAACTTTGAGAATTAGCTAGGATTGCAGCCGCCGATTTGGGAAAGCTAGACTTCATGTGAGAATTTTGGGAATCAGTGAGAACTACCATCTTACCTATTGATCGCGAAACAGTAAGCCAACTGGTCGAGAAGATAATTTAGATTAACAAACCCTGATGCTGCTGTGTATCGATTTAGATCGTCTCGGGAGGTGATTTGTGTCTTAATCGTTCCACTCACCTCGCGGTGGAACGGGTGGATTGCGACGCAAGCTGCGAGAGAGATCGTCATCTTGTTCGCCTCGTTCGCCTCTGAGCCATTGTTTAATTGCTGTTTCAATGACTCGCGAAGGATCGTTGGTTAAGTGCTTGATTTGCTCGATTAGGTCTGAATCGAGTTGAATTGAAATTTCTACTTTTTCATCCGATCGCTGCGAGCCTACTACTTTATCGTTCATGATTTTAGTTTCTTTTTTTTACCCTACTTTTGCATTTTACGATCTCGTGGGAGAGAGAATCGGGATCTCGCTTGTTGTTGCCGGTATTCCCGTGATTATTTCTTTAAATTTAGCTGCTGAATTAGCTTTTTTTCCCCGCGAGAACTGTAAACAGCGATCGCTGTTGTCGGAAATACATCCTTTTGTCGAAGATCGACCTTACAATAGTTTAAGAAGTTTTAATTTTTTCTTGCCGCAGCTTGGATACTTATGACTGACGTTCCCGTCTCTCGCATCCGTAATTTCTCTATTATCGCTCACATTGACCACGGAAAATCAACTTTGGCAGACCGTCTCTTACAGGTGACGGGTACTGTCGCTCAAAGGAAAATGAAAGAACAATTCCTCGACAATATGGATTTAGAACGAGAACGAGGAATTACGATTAAGCTACAAGCGGCACGCATGAATTATACTGCTAGCGACAAGCAAGATTACGTGCTGAATTTGATCGATACCCCCGGTCACGTGGATTTCTCTTATGAGGTTTCTCGGAGTCTGGCTGCTTGTGAGGGGGCTTTGTTGGTAGTTGATGCTTCCCAAGGTGTGGAAGCGCAAACTTTGGCGAATGTTTATTTAGCGCTGGAACACGATCTAGAAATTATTCCGGTTTTAAATAAAATTGACCTTCCTGGTGCTGAACCGGAAAGGGTATTAGCAGAAATTGAAGAAGTTGTCGGGCTTGATTGTAGCAGTGCAATTCGCGCTTCGGCAAAAGAAGGAATTGGGATTAATGAAATTCTTGAAGCGATCGTTCATTTGGTTCCACCTCCCCAGGATACAGTCGCTCAGCCCCTCAGAGCTTTAATTTTTGACAGTTATTACGATCCTTATCGGGGCGTAATTGTTTATTTCCGCGTTATGGATGGAACAGTCAAAAAAGGCGATCGCGTCCTGCTCATGGCTTCGGGTAAGGAGTACGAAATTGACGAGTTAGGAGTTCTCTCTCCTACTCAAATCGAAGTAGATCAACTTCATGCTGGTGAAGTGGGTTATTTTGCGGCGGCAATTAAAACTGTTGAAGATGCCCGCGTCGGCGATACAATTACTCTGGCAAAGGCTCAAGCTGAGTCTCCTCTCCCTGGTTATAAAGAGGCTAAACCAATGGTCTTCTGTGGTTTATTTCCTACCGATTCCGACCAATACGAAGACTTGCGCGATGCTTTGGAAAAACTCAAACTCAATGATGCTGCTTTGCATTACGAACCAGAAACTTCCACAGCAATGGGTTTTGGTTTCCGTTGTGGTTTCTTGGGTTTACTCCACATGGAAATTGTCCAAGAACGCCTCGAACGAGAGTATAATCTCGATTTAATTACCACTGCTCCTTCGGTAATTTATCGCATTACTACTACTGACGGGGAAGTGATGGAAATTGACAACCCCAGTCAACTTCCACCACCAAACCAGCAGGAAAAAATTGAAGAACCATTAGTCAAAATTGAGATAATTACTCCGGAAGAATACGTCGGTCCGTTAATGGAACTTTGTCAAACTCGGCGCGGCATTTTTACGGACATGAGATATTTTACACCGACGCGAACTACTTTAGTTTACGAGTTGCCTTTAGCAGAAGTAATTACTGACTTTTTTAACCAACTTAAATCGCGCAGTCGCGGTTATGCCAGTATGGAATATCAAATGCTGGGCTACCGCGAAGATAAGTTAGTCAAATTAGATATTCTGGTTAATGGCGATCCTGTCGATTCTTTGGCTACCATCGTTCACCGCGATAAAGCTTATCATGTCGGTCGCGCTTTAACAGAAAAACTCAAGGAATTAATTCCTCGTCATCAGTTCAAAATTCCCATTCAAGCTTCTATTGGAACTCGCGTTATCGCTAGCGAACATATTCCTGCTTTGCGCAAAGATGTCTTAGCAAAATGTTATGGCGGTGACATTTCTCGGAAGAAAAAACTGCTACAAAAACAAGCTAAAGGTAAAAAACGCATGAAGGCGATCGGAACTGTTGATGTTCCTCAAGAAGCTTTTATGGCTGTTTTACGCTTG
It encodes the following:
- the lepA gene encoding translation elongation factor 4, with product MTDVPVSRIRNFSIIAHIDHGKSTLADRLLQVTGTVAQRKMKEQFLDNMDLERERGITIKLQAARMNYTASDKQDYVLNLIDTPGHVDFSYEVSRSLAACEGALLVVDASQGVEAQTLANVYLALEHDLEIIPVLNKIDLPGAEPERVLAEIEEVVGLDCSSAIRASAKEGIGINEILEAIVHLVPPPQDTVAQPLRALIFDSYYDPYRGVIVYFRVMDGTVKKGDRVLLMASGKEYEIDELGVLSPTQIEVDQLHAGEVGYFAAAIKTVEDARVGDTITLAKAQAESPLPGYKEAKPMVFCGLFPTDSDQYEDLRDALEKLKLNDAALHYEPETSTAMGFGFRCGFLGLLHMEIVQERLEREYNLDLITTAPSVIYRITTTDGEVMEIDNPSQLPPPNQQEKIEEPLVKIEIITPEEYVGPLMELCQTRRGIFTDMRYFTPTRTTLVYELPLAEVITDFFNQLKSRSRGYASMEYQMLGYREDKLVKLDILVNGDPVDSLATIVHRDKAYHVGRALTEKLKELIPRHQFKIPIQASIGTRVIASEHIPALRKDVLAKCYGGDISRKKKLLQKQAKGKKRMKAIGTVDVPQEAFMAVLRLE
- a CDS encoding type II toxin-antitoxin system CcdA family antitoxin, whose product is MNDKVVGSQRSDEKVEISIQLDSDLIEQIKHLTNDPSRVIETAIKQWLRGERGEQDDDLSRSLRRNPPVPPRGEWND